The DNA region ATCTTTTACAGCAATCATATCAACAAGGATTTTTTTACCTTGTTTTTTCGCTTCTTCAACAGCACCTTTGATTGACATATCTTCAGCAGTTCCAAGAATTGTGACGATATCTGCACCTGCTTCAGAAGCTTTCATCACTTCGTAACCAGCAGCATCCATAATTTTAAGGTCTGCTAAAACTTTTAAATTAGGGAATGCTTCTTTTACTGCCTTTACTGCATGGAGACCTTCATTGATAACAACAGGTGTTCCGATTTCAACGATATCAATATGTTCCTCCACTTCTTTTACTAATTGAATTGCTTCTGGGATATTGACTAAATCTAATGCTAATTGTAATTCCATCTATATTCACTCCTATAATTTTTTTATTATTGTACAGTGATAATGTTCCCAAAGGGTAATAATACTTTTACAGTAATATTATCCTTATAGTGCATTATCTGTACCTGCCAGCATTAAGGGATATCATGTTCTCTCGCTGAACAATTGCAAGTATACTACGTATATAACAACAATAAAAGTACGCACTTTTATTTTACATAGTGTTAAAAAGTATACTATAAGACAAACGGCTTATATAGTCTTACTATTAACTTTAAAAGAAACAATGCACCATTCCGCATGGCCTATTTTCTGTATAAGTTGCTTGATAATTGCCCAAATTGTCATTGTTGATGTTGTTTATAAAAATCTCTTATTAATAAAGACATTTCTAGCTGGGGGATTGAATGAATAAATTTTTTGATTATATTCTTTTAACAGTAGGAGCGGCTATTGTAGCAATGGAATTAGAAATGATATTAGCGCCAAATGGGCTGGTAGATGATAGGGTAACTGCCTTATCAATTATGGCAAATGCCATGTGGGGCTTAAGCCAAAAGCTTCAACACATAAAGAATATT from Neobacillus sp. FSL H8-0543 includes:
- a CDS encoding YitT family protein, with the protein product MNKFFDYILLTVGAAIVAMELEMILAPNGLVDDRVTALSIMANAMWGLSQKLQHIKNIVLNKFISYIFVARERMLTLAF
- the hxlA gene encoding 3-hexulose-6-phosphate synthase — its product is MELQLALDLVNIPEAIQLVKEVEEHIDIVEIGTPVVINEGLHAVKAVKEAFPNLKVLADLKIMDAAGYEVMKASEAGADIVTILGTAEDMSIKGAVEEAKKQGKKILVDMIAVKDLAGRAKEVDAMGVDYICVHTGYDLQAVGKNSFEDLQTIKGVVKNAKTAIAGGIKLDTLPEVIKVQPDLVIVGGGITGQADKKAAAAKMQQMINQG